The Zobellia alginiliquefaciens genome contains a region encoding:
- a CDS encoding FecCD family ABC transporter permease has translation MRNPKTYRYSFLLLLAILILALAINICLGSVSIPFSQTLHSVFGTPIENSAWEYIIWNYRIPKAFTAVLVGAGLSLSGLLMQTLFRNPLAGPFVLGISSGASLGAALLIMGSSTLTALFGFSFITDVSLAIVSSIGSFLVLLAVITVASKVKDTMALLIIGLMFGSISAAVVSVLSYFTNAEKLQQFVYWSFGSVGNLSWHQLGLLFAIVFLGILLAVFSIKPLNAFLLGENYAKSLGVNLIRSRYQIIIATGLLAGGITAFAGPIAFIGLAVPHLTRQIFNTTEHRILVPAVLIYGAILMLICDTIAQLPNSAEVLPINAITSIFGAPVVIWLLIRKRKMVF, from the coding sequence TTGCGAAATCCTAAAACATACCGTTATTCTTTTTTGCTCTTGCTTGCTATTTTAATACTTGCTTTGGCCATTAATATCTGTTTGGGCTCAGTTTCAATACCCTTTTCACAAACGTTACACTCTGTTTTTGGAACTCCTATTGAAAATAGCGCTTGGGAATATATTATTTGGAATTACAGAATCCCCAAAGCTTTCACGGCGGTGTTGGTAGGCGCTGGATTATCTTTAAGTGGACTCCTTATGCAGACCTTGTTCAGAAATCCACTTGCCGGGCCATTTGTACTGGGCATAAGTTCCGGTGCTAGTTTAGGAGCCGCTCTGTTGATTATGGGTTCATCAACACTCACCGCACTATTTGGATTTAGCTTTATAACTGATGTTTCTCTTGCCATAGTCTCCAGTATTGGTAGCTTTTTGGTACTTCTGGCGGTTATAACTGTTGCGTCTAAAGTAAAGGATACTATGGCCCTTTTAATTATTGGACTAATGTTCGGCAGTATTAGTGCCGCAGTGGTAAGTGTTCTTTCTTATTTTACTAATGCCGAAAAACTTCAGCAGTTTGTATACTGGTCATTTGGTAGTGTGGGGAACCTTTCATGGCATCAATTAGGATTATTATTTGCTATTGTTTTTTTGGGAATTCTTCTTGCCGTATTTTCTATAAAACCTTTGAACGCCTTTTTACTAGGAGAGAATTATGCAAAGAGCTTAGGAGTGAACCTTATTCGTTCCCGTTATCAAATTATAATTGCAACAGGCCTATTAGCCGGAGGTATTACTGCCTTTGCCGGTCCTATTGCTTTCATCGGCTTGGCCGTTCCGCATTTAACCCGCCAGATATTCAATACAACGGAACACCGCATATTGGTTCCTGCAGTTCTAATATATGGCGCTATTCTCATGCTCATCTGTGATACCATAGCACAATTACCCAACAGCGCCGAAGTTCTTCCCATAAATGCCATTACCAGTATTTTTGGAGCTCCCGTGGTAATTTGGCTACTAATCAGAAAAAGAAAAATGGTGTTTTAA
- a CDS encoding 3-keto-disaccharide hydrolase, with the protein MRTKLTYLILLFAFTANFINAQKNDQEWENLLDKDLTNWDIFIGVPHTSLDLEGYEKGDGMHGTPIGLNKDPLNIFTTTQENGETILNVSGEIYGGLSTKKEYENYHLVFDIKWGTKKYEPRLKDKRDSGVLYHAQEPHGQFWNVWMRAPEMQVQETDCGDFFPLAGVSMDIKASKKSENGKDFWFYDPKGEMRTFKTGGDGRCRRIANFENPHGEWSRLELICINDKAYHIVNGKVVMVLENAKEYTKEGIAKSLTKGKIQFQSEACEVYYKNIKIKNINKLPKNIKKQL; encoded by the coding sequence ATGAGAACTAAATTAACCTACCTGATTTTACTTTTTGCTTTTACAGCTAATTTCATAAACGCCCAAAAAAACGACCAAGAATGGGAAAACCTATTGGACAAAGACCTTACTAATTGGGATATTTTTATTGGTGTTCCCCACACATCTTTGGACCTAGAAGGATATGAAAAAGGAGATGGCATGCACGGAACGCCAATTGGCCTGAACAAAGACCCTTTAAACATCTTTACAACTACTCAAGAAAACGGAGAAACCATCTTAAATGTAAGCGGTGAGATTTATGGAGGATTAAGCACCAAAAAAGAATATGAAAACTACCATTTAGTCTTTGATATAAAGTGGGGAACCAAAAAATACGAACCACGCCTAAAAGATAAAAGGGACAGCGGTGTACTTTATCATGCGCAAGAACCTCACGGACAATTTTGGAACGTTTGGATGCGTGCCCCTGAAATGCAAGTACAAGAAACCGATTGTGGCGACTTTTTTCCATTGGCAGGTGTAAGCATGGATATCAAAGCTTCAAAAAAGAGCGAGAACGGAAAAGACTTTTGGTTCTATGATCCAAAGGGAGAAATGAGAACTTTTAAGACCGGAGGTGACGGACGCTGTAGAAGAATTGCTAATTTTGAAAATCCACATGGGGAATGGAGCCGTTTAGAGCTTATTTGCATAAATGATAAAGCCTATCATATCGTAAACGGAAAAGTAGTTATGGTGCTTGAAAATGCCAAGGAATACACAAAAGAGGGAATTGCTAAATCACTGACCAAAGGAAAAATTCAATTTCAATCAGAAGCTTGCGAAGTGTATTACAAGAATATTAAAATAAAGAATATCAATAAATTACCAAAAAACATCAAGAAACAACTTTAA
- a CDS encoding ABC transporter ATP-binding protein: protein MNFDLKPGELTAIVGINGIGKSTLLRTLGNAQTKLDGRLTIKSKPIEAYSPQDLSSKISLVLTEPIASKNLSVIELVALGRQPYTNWLGTLTTADKQKIKDALSSLELDDLQHKKCYELSDGQLQRVMIARALAQDTSIILLDEPTTHLDLYHKIQILKLLRSIAHTTKKTVVFTTHEIEMAIQLCDKMVLLDGKENNFGQPCELIEQKAFESLFPSDTVSFEPKTGSFRIKK from the coding sequence ATTAATTTTGATTTAAAACCTGGTGAACTTACCGCCATAGTTGGGATTAATGGAATAGGAAAGTCTACCTTACTACGTACCTTGGGTAACGCCCAAACTAAGCTAGACGGTCGCTTAACCATTAAAAGTAAGCCTATTGAGGCCTACTCACCACAGGACTTATCATCTAAAATAAGCTTGGTGCTCACGGAGCCTATCGCTTCTAAAAACCTCTCCGTAATTGAGTTGGTGGCTTTGGGAAGACAACCCTACACCAATTGGCTAGGCACGCTAACTACGGCTGATAAGCAGAAAATAAAAGATGCGCTCAGCTCCCTAGAGTTGGACGATTTGCAGCATAAAAAATGTTACGAATTGAGTGATGGGCAATTACAACGGGTAATGATCGCTAGAGCCTTGGCCCAAGATACTTCTATTATCCTGTTAGACGAACCTACCACTCATTTAGACCTCTATCACAAAATACAGATATTAAAACTCCTCCGTTCCATTGCCCATACCACTAAAAAGACGGTAGTTTTTACTACTCATGAAATTGAAATGGCCATTCAACTTTGCGATAAAATGGTTTTATTAGATGGGAAAGAAAACAACTTTGGACAACCCTGTGAACTTATTGAACAAAAGGCTTTTGAGTCATTATTTCCTTCCGATACCGTCTCCTTTGAGCCTAAAACCGGTTCTTTTCGAATAAAAAAGTAA
- the rmuC gene encoding DNA recombination protein RmuC — protein MNIYLIYLLIGLICLAVGYFLGNYIQNLKTKSSQSALEEREQQLHSNLVLLEQRLRDSEDQKIGLQSEKEQLGNQIVRYQADLENLQLKNREQKDEVEKLQEKFTKEFENLANKILEEKSLKFTERNEKNIKDILSPLNEKIQLFEKKVEESQKENISIHSALKEQLLNLQSQNLKITQEAENLTKALKGDSKMQGNWGELVLERVLEKSGLEKDREYTVQQSFTREDGSRVLPDVIINLPDGKKMVVDSKVSLTDYERFVNAEDELRDKFLKDHINSLKRHVDQLSAKKYEDLYAMESPDFVLMFVPIEPAFAIAINNDNTLYNKAFEQNIVIVTPSTLLATLRTIDSMWNNEKQQRNAIEIARQAGALYDKFEGFVNDLTKVGKKMDEAKSEYKGAMNKLVEGRGNIVISIEKLKKMGAKAKKSIPEPILKRAQDDDFESELNLEP, from the coding sequence ATGAACATTTACCTCATCTATTTATTAATTGGGCTCATATGCCTTGCCGTGGGTTATTTCCTCGGGAATTACATTCAAAATTTAAAAACCAAATCCAGTCAAAGTGCGCTAGAAGAACGTGAACAGCAATTGCACTCCAACCTGGTTTTGTTAGAGCAGCGCTTGCGGGATAGTGAAGATCAAAAAATTGGGCTACAGTCCGAAAAAGAACAATTAGGTAATCAAATCGTTCGTTATCAGGCGGATTTAGAAAATCTTCAGCTTAAAAACAGGGAACAGAAAGACGAGGTTGAAAAGCTTCAGGAAAAATTCACCAAAGAATTTGAAAATCTTGCCAATAAAATTTTAGAGGAAAAAAGCTTAAAATTCACGGAGCGTAACGAAAAAAATATCAAGGATATTTTATCTCCCTTAAATGAAAAAATACAGCTGTTCGAGAAAAAAGTAGAAGAAAGTCAGAAAGAGAATATCAGTATACATTCCGCTTTAAAAGAACAACTCCTTAATTTACAGAGTCAAAACCTTAAGATTACCCAAGAAGCCGAAAACCTTACCAAAGCCTTAAAAGGTGATAGTAAAATGCAAGGGAACTGGGGCGAATTGGTATTGGAACGTGTACTTGAAAAATCAGGATTGGAAAAGGATCGTGAGTATACCGTTCAACAAAGTTTCACGAGGGAAGACGGTTCTAGAGTACTCCCGGATGTTATCATCAACCTTCCGGATGGAAAGAAAATGGTTGTAGATTCCAAGGTCTCGCTTACCGATTATGAACGGTTTGTAAACGCGGAAGACGAGTTGCGAGACAAATTCCTAAAAGACCACATCAACTCCTTAAAAAGGCACGTAGATCAACTTTCAGCAAAGAAATACGAAGACCTTTATGCTATGGAGAGTCCAGATTTTGTATTAATGTTTGTTCCCATAGAACCTGCATTTGCCATTGCAATAAACAATGACAACACCCTATATAACAAAGCTTTTGAACAGAATATTGTAATTGTCACTCCTTCAACTTTATTAGCTACTTTACGTACTATAGATAGCATGTGGAACAATGAAAAGCAACAACGTAACGCCATTGAAATAGCAAGACAAGCAGGTGCCCTTTATGATAAGTTTGAAGGTTTTGTAAACGACCTCACTAAAGTGGGCAAGAAAATGGACGAAGCCAAATCTGAATATAAAGGTGCCATGAACAAGCTTGTTGAAGGTCGCGGTAACATAGTAATCAGTATAGAAAAATTGAAAAAAATGGGTGCGAAAGCTAAAAAATCCATTCCAGAACCCATATTAAAACGCGCTCAAGATGATGATTTTGAAAGCGAACTAAATTTAGAACCATGA
- a CDS encoding 6-phosphogluconate dehydrogenase, whose amino-acid sequence MKKSLFITLGLIVALFGIVYAFIYFVPYSDGIRSGELIKISHKGVIIKTWEGEISQGISGAQIFSFSVLDKDKEVIENLQEYQGQYVKLHYVERFATFLWMGDTKYFVTQVEKEQSPHFRN is encoded by the coding sequence ATGAAAAAATCGCTTTTTATAACCTTGGGCCTTATTGTTGCCCTATTCGGTATCGTTTACGCATTTATATATTTCGTTCCCTATAGTGATGGTATACGCTCTGGCGAGCTTATTAAAATAAGTCATAAGGGAGTTATCATAAAAACCTGGGAAGGTGAAATTAGCCAAGGTATTTCAGGTGCTCAAATTTTTTCCTTTTCTGTGCTGGATAAGGACAAAGAGGTTATTGAAAACCTACAAGAGTACCAAGGGCAATACGTGAAATTACACTACGTTGAACGTTTTGCCACATTCCTTTGGATGGGTGACACCAAGTATTTTGTAACCCAGGTAGAGAAAGAACAATCACCTCATTTTAGAAACTAA
- a CDS encoding acyl-CoA thioesterase gives MEKFKSASESRVSITELMLPSHSNFGGKVHGGHILNLMDQIAFACASKHSQMYCVTASVNRVDFLHPVEVGELLTLRASINYTGRTSMVVGVRVESQNITSGTKRHCNSSYFTMVAKDENGKGVPIPGLLLENEQGVRRFSRSKQRKEEAFSRDTQFDSSQFKMEMHLESLTNENVKLDLP, from the coding sequence ATGGAAAAATTTAAGAGCGCTAGCGAATCTAGGGTATCGATTACAGAACTAATGTTGCCCTCCCACTCCAATTTTGGCGGTAAGGTACACGGAGGACATATTTTGAACCTTATGGATCAAATTGCTTTTGCATGTGCCTCAAAACATTCGCAAATGTACTGCGTAACCGCTTCCGTAAACCGTGTAGACTTTTTGCACCCGGTAGAAGTAGGTGAACTATTGACATTGCGCGCCTCTATCAATTACACCGGAAGAACATCAATGGTAGTAGGGGTTCGCGTAGAGTCGCAAAACATTACTTCGGGTACTAAAAGGCATTGTAACTCATCTTATTTTACCATGGTTGCCAAAGATGAAAACGGAAAAGGGGTACCCATTCCCGGACTGCTTCTAGAAAACGAACAAGGTGTGAGACGTTTTTCCAGAAGCAAGCAACGCAAAGAAGAGGCATTTTCAAGAGATACCCAGTTTGACTCTTCTCAGTTTAAAATGGAAATGCATTTAGAAAGTCTAACCAACGAAAACGTTAAACTTGACCTTCCGTAA
- the pgl gene encoding 6-phosphogluconolactonase: MELKIYQDKSEVAQEFSSYFVEKANGNGAFHVALSGGSTPKIVFDVLAKEFGTRIDWKQVHFYWGDERCVLPTDDESNYKMTVEHLLSKIDIPEENIHRIKGEDKPAEEAVRYAEVLKQQLPSENGFPQFDLVILGMGDDGHTASIFPHEIELWESESLCSVAVHPESGQKRITITGNVINQSKTVAFLVTGASKEEKVGEIINSEGAYNRYPANLVAPASGDLLWFLDKAAAAKITEGQV; this comes from the coding sequence ATGGAATTAAAGATATATCAAGATAAAAGTGAGGTTGCCCAAGAGTTTTCAAGCTATTTTGTGGAAAAAGCGAATGGAAACGGAGCTTTTCATGTTGCACTTTCTGGTGGAAGCACGCCAAAAATAGTTTTTGATGTGCTGGCAAAAGAGTTTGGGACACGAATAGATTGGAAACAGGTTCATTTTTATTGGGGAGACGAACGTTGTGTGCTTCCTACTGATGATGAGAGTAATTATAAAATGACCGTAGAACACCTATTGTCAAAAATTGATATTCCGGAAGAGAATATTCATAGAATCAAAGGAGAGGACAAGCCGGCAGAAGAAGCTGTACGTTACGCTGAAGTGCTAAAACAACAACTTCCATCCGAGAACGGTTTTCCTCAGTTTGATTTGGTTATTTTAGGAATGGGAGATGATGGCCATACCGCATCAATTTTTCCACATGAAATAGAATTGTGGGAATCTGAAAGTTTATGTTCAGTAGCGGTTCACCCAGAATCAGGCCAAAAGCGTATTACAATAACAGGTAATGTTATTAATCAATCTAAAACGGTAGCCTTTTTGGTAACAGGCGCTAGTAAAGAGGAAAAAGTTGGCGAAATAATCAATAGTGAAGGTGCGTACAATAGGTATCCCGCCAATTTAGTGGCTCCTGCATCAGGAGATTTACTTTGGTTTTTAGACAAGGCCGCAGCCGCAAAAATTACGGAAGGTCAAGTTTAA
- the zwf gene encoding glucose-6-phosphate dehydrogenase — protein MNKTENQILVIFGASGDLTARKLVPALFNLYQADQLPDNFVVLGASRSDMTDSAFRNKVVLESSYLKDKLENLEDDRVKDFASKFFYEDLGGSYDTDYGRLRKRVEDLKNKYQTSGNIIYYLSTPPTLYKTIAQRLSDAGMGTQNNGWKRLIVEKPFGYSLDTAKQLNKGIQKFFEEHQIYRIDHYLGKETVQNLLITRFANSIFEPLWNRNYIHHVEITNAESVGVEKRGGYYDTSGALRDMFQNHLLQIVSLIVMEPPISDAPEDIRNEKVKALKSLRVMKTDQELFDNTIRAQYTKSVIDGKEVKGYREEEGVDKDSTTETYAAIKFFVDNWRWKDTPFYVRTAKRMPTKATEVVIHFKTPHHQVFQDTGLDSKDNKLVIRIQPDEGILIKFGVKVPGQGFKVERANLDFYYSSLAETHVMEAYERLLLDAMQGDATLYARADEVEAAWEFVDPILKYWEKGKDVRMYGYAAGVWGPENSNELIDGIGEWRNPGPSLTDDPGFCVIC, from the coding sequence ATGAATAAAACAGAAAATCAGATTCTTGTTATATTTGGCGCTTCTGGCGACCTTACAGCAAGAAAACTTGTACCCGCACTTTTTAATCTTTACCAGGCAGATCAGCTCCCTGATAATTTTGTGGTACTTGGGGCAAGTAGGAGCGATATGACGGACAGCGCTTTCAGAAATAAAGTGGTTTTGGAAAGCAGCTACTTAAAAGATAAGTTGGAAAATCTAGAGGATGATCGTGTAAAGGATTTTGCAAGTAAGTTCTTCTATGAAGATTTAGGCGGGAGCTATGATACGGATTACGGCCGTTTGCGAAAGAGGGTAGAGGACCTGAAGAATAAATACCAAACATCTGGGAATATTATATATTACCTTTCTACACCTCCTACTTTGTATAAGACAATAGCTCAAAGATTATCGGATGCAGGTATGGGAACTCAAAACAATGGCTGGAAACGCTTGATCGTAGAAAAGCCATTTGGTTATAGCCTAGATACCGCTAAACAATTAAATAAAGGTATTCAGAAGTTTTTTGAAGAGCATCAGATTTATAGAATTGACCACTATTTAGGCAAGGAAACAGTTCAAAACCTTTTGATAACGCGTTTTGCGAACAGTATTTTTGAGCCGCTTTGGAACCGTAATTACATCCATCACGTAGAAATTACCAATGCGGAGAGTGTTGGAGTGGAAAAGAGAGGTGGTTATTATGATACTTCTGGTGCGCTACGGGATATGTTTCAGAACCACTTGTTACAAATTGTTTCTTTAATAGTTATGGAGCCGCCGATAAGCGATGCTCCAGAGGATATTAGAAACGAAAAAGTAAAAGCGTTAAAATCGCTTCGCGTGATGAAAACCGATCAAGAATTGTTTGATAACACCATTCGTGCGCAATACACTAAATCCGTAATTGACGGAAAAGAAGTAAAAGGGTATCGCGAAGAAGAAGGGGTAGATAAAGATTCAACTACGGAAACCTATGCAGCAATTAAGTTTTTTGTAGATAACTGGAGATGGAAAGATACGCCTTTCTATGTGCGTACCGCTAAGCGAATGCCTACCAAAGCAACGGAAGTGGTTATTCACTTTAAAACGCCACATCACCAGGTTTTTCAGGATACAGGACTGGATAGCAAGGATAATAAATTGGTTATCCGTATACAACCAGATGAAGGTATATTGATAAAATTTGGAGTAAAAGTACCTGGGCAAGGCTTTAAAGTGGAACGTGCCAATTTAGATTTTTACTATTCCAGTTTAGCGGAAACTCATGTTATGGAGGCTTATGAGCGTTTATTGTTAGATGCTATGCAAGGAGATGCTACGCTTTATGCAAGAGCGGATGAGGTTGAGGCAGCTTGGGAGTTTGTAGATCCAATTTTAAAGTATTGGGAAAAAGGAAAAGATGTTAGAATGTACGGATACGCCGCAGGTGTTTGGGGCCCTGAAAATTCTAATGAATTAATAGATGGTATTGGTGAATGGAGAAATCCTGGACCTAGCTTAACGGATGACCCAGGTTTCTGCGTTATTTGTTAG
- the gndA gene encoding NADP-dependent phosphogluconate dehydrogenase, whose translation MEEKYDFGLVGLGVMGRNFILNVADNGFSAYGYDLDAEKVAALKEEGGHEAKVNATSNIKTFVKSLAQPRKIMLLVPAGKIVDSVIESLLPHIDKGDIIIDGGNSFFTDTDRRESYLHDKGINFFGAGVSGGAKGARLGPSIMPGGSKTAYQHIKPIFEAVSAKYKGEPCVAYLGPKSSGNYVKMVHNGIEYGLMQLTSEIYDLLKKAGDFSNDELHTTYSKWNEGRLQSFLVEITSKIFIQKDELNLSKLGLLDQISDRAKQKGTGKWTSQNAMDLGIPVPSIDIAVSMREISALKNERIEADKLYDRPEVEKIDKEELAKMAEEALYFSFIITYAQGLHQLADASKEYNYNLNIATIAKIWREGCIIRAGLLADISEAFEADQNLPNLLLSNQFIDKVQSTVGSARKLVAHAAKNGIPLPGLSNSLTYFDAYTSSRLPLNLIQAQRDFFGSHTYERLDQEGIFHTEWE comes from the coding sequence ATGGAAGAAAAATATGATTTTGGATTGGTAGGCCTCGGTGTAATGGGGCGTAACTTTATATTGAATGTAGCGGATAACGGTTTTTCTGCTTATGGCTATGATTTAGATGCCGAAAAAGTAGCTGCTTTAAAAGAAGAAGGTGGCCATGAAGCCAAGGTGAATGCTACATCCAATATAAAAACTTTTGTCAAGTCTTTGGCGCAACCAAGAAAAATTATGCTTTTGGTTCCTGCAGGTAAAATTGTCGATTCTGTTATTGAGAGTCTTTTGCCACATATTGATAAAGGTGACATTATTATAGATGGAGGAAATTCATTTTTTACAGATACAGATCGTCGTGAATCATACCTGCACGATAAAGGCATTAACTTTTTTGGAGCCGGTGTTTCCGGTGGCGCTAAAGGTGCCCGTTTAGGACCTAGTATTATGCCTGGAGGATCAAAAACTGCTTATCAGCATATAAAACCTATTTTTGAAGCTGTTTCCGCAAAGTATAAAGGTGAGCCTTGTGTTGCTTATTTAGGACCAAAATCATCTGGAAACTACGTAAAAATGGTACACAACGGCATTGAATACGGTTTAATGCAGTTGACGTCTGAAATCTATGACTTGCTTAAAAAAGCTGGTGATTTCTCTAATGACGAGCTTCACACCACATATTCTAAGTGGAACGAAGGCCGTTTACAATCTTTCTTGGTTGAAATTACTTCTAAAATTTTCATTCAGAAAGATGAGCTAAATTTGAGTAAACTAGGTTTGTTAGACCAAATCTCGGATAGGGCAAAACAAAAGGGTACCGGAAAATGGACTAGCCAAAATGCAATGGACTTAGGTATACCTGTTCCTTCTATTGATATTGCCGTAAGTATGCGTGAGATATCTGCATTGAAAAATGAAAGAATAGAAGCGGACAAACTATACGATCGCCCAGAAGTTGAAAAAATTGACAAGGAAGAGTTGGCTAAAATGGCCGAAGAAGCGCTATACTTCTCATTCATTATAACTTATGCTCAAGGACTTCACCAATTGGCAGATGCATCCAAAGAATACAATTACAACTTGAATATTGCTACAATCGCTAAAATCTGGCGTGAAGGTTGTATTATTCGTGCTGGTTTATTGGCCGATATTTCTGAAGCTTTTGAAGCAGACCAAAACTTACCGAACCTTTTACTTTCAAATCAATTTATAGATAAGGTTCAAAGCACGGTAGGCTCAGCAAGAAAATTAGTCGCCCATGCTGCCAAAAACGGTATTCCGTTACCTGGACTTTCAAATTCGCTTACCTATTTTGATGCTTACACCTCTAGCAGGTTGCCATTAAATTTGATCCAAGCGCAAAGAGATTTCTTTGGTTCGCACACTTATGAACGATTGGACCAAGAAGGTATTTTTCATACGGAATGGGAATAG